The following coding sequences are from one Panicum hallii strain FIL2 chromosome 5, PHallii_v3.1, whole genome shotgun sequence window:
- the LOC112892563 gene encoding 3-ketoacyl-CoA synthase 6-like: MATKLLKTWYHLVVSNFLAIVAMAFATAVLRRGWPFSIDGLAGWLHAQRPVHLATAVILMAAVAKLWRARRPRDVYLVEYGCFRPRPCFRAPFATCREHVHLLPYLLADKESLSFAIRLLERSGLGEETCVPYSYHYMPPDCSLDAAREETELVIFSAIDDVFARSTVTPADIDVLIVNCSIFTPTPVFVDMVVNRYKLRAGVQSLNLSGMGCGAGLVAIGLARNLLQVAAPGTHVLTVSTEILSSQYYVGSERAMLLPNCLFRMGAAATILTNTAECARFKLGRIVRTMTAARDADYRCIFQEEDDKGIRGVRLSKDLTATAGNALKRNIVAFGPLVLPVSEQLLVALSLLKRKLLSRRRGDSKVRLYRPDFRTAFEHFCIHAGGRAVIDEVQRGLGLSDEDVEASRMTLHRFGNTSSSLVLYELAYAEAKGRMRKGDRVWMISFGAGFECSCVALECVRPAADAGGPWADCIHRYPVQLPDVAI; the protein is encoded by the coding sequence ATGGCCACCAAGCTCCTTAAGACATGGTACCACCTCGTCGTCAGCAACTTCCTCGCCATCGTCGCGATGGCGTTTGCAACCGCCGTGCTCCGGAGAGGATGGCCGTTCAGCATCGATGGTCTCGCCGGGTGGCTACACGCGCAGCGGCCTGTACACCTTGCCACGGCGGTGATCCTGATGGCTGCCGTGGCGAAGCTCTGGCGCGCCCGCCGGCCACGGGACGTGTACCTTGTGGAGTACGGGTGCTTCCGTCCCAGGCCGTGCTTCCGGGCCCCGTTCGCGACGTGCCGGGAGCACGTGCACCTCCTGCCGTACCTGCTGGCCGACAAGGAGAGCCTCAGCTTCGCGATTCGGCTGCTCGAGCGCTCGGGGCTCGGCGAGGAGACGTGCGTGCCCTACTCGTACCACTACATGCCCCCGGACTGCAGTCTCGACGCCGCCCGGGAGGAGACGGAGCTGGTCATCTTCTCGGCCATCGACGATGTGTTCGCCAGGAGCACCGTCACGCCCGCGGACATCGACGTGCTCATCGTCAACTGCAGCATCTTCACGCCGACGCCCGTGTTCGTGGACATGGTGGTCAACAGGTACAAGCTCCGCGCCGGCGTGCAGAGCCTGAACCTGTCCGGGATGGGCTGCGGCGCGGGGCTCGTCGCCATCGGCCTCGCCAGGAACCTCCTGCAGGTGGCGGCGCCGGGCACGCACGTCCTGACCGTGTCAACCGAGATCCTCTCCTCGCAGTACTACGTCGGCAGCGAGCGCGCGATGTTGCTGCCCAACTGCCTCTTCCGCAtgggcgccgccgccacgaTCCTGACCAACACAGCCGAATGTGCGCGGTTCAAGCTCGGCCGCATCGTCCGCACCATGACCGCCGCGCGGGACGCCGACTACCGCTGCATCTTCCAGGAGGAAGACGACAAGGGCATCCGGGGCGTGCGCCTCTCAAAGGACCtcaccgccaccgccggcaACGCGCTCAAGAGGAACATCGTGGCCTTCGGCCCGCTTGTCCTCCCGGTCTCGGAGCAGCTCCTCGTCGCGCTGTCGCTCCTCAAGCGGAAGCTCCtgagccggcggcgcggcgacagCAAGGTGAGGCTGTACCGCCCGGACTTCCGCACGGCGTTCGAGCACTTCTGCATCCACGCCGGCGGGCGCGCGGTGATCGACGAGGTGCAGCGCGGCCTCGGCCTGTCCGACGAGGACGTGGAGGCGTCGCGGATGACGTTGCACCGGTTCGGGAACACGTCGAGCAGCCTGGTGCTGTACGAGCTGGCGTACGCCGAGGCCAAGGGGCGGATGAGGAAGGGCGACCGGGTGTGGATGATCTCCTTCGGCGCGGGGTTCGAGTGCAGCTGCGTGGCCTTGGAGTGCGTCAGGCCGGCGGCCGACGCCGGCGGGCCGTGGGCGGACTGCATTCACCGCTACCCTGTGCAGCTCCCAGACGTCGCCATCTGA